The uncultured Subdoligranulum sp. genomic sequence GATGATGCGGGGACTGAACAGCATACGGTAGTTGGAAGCCATGCGGACCATGGCCAGGGCACTGTCCGGCACCACCACGGTGCGGTCCGCCGGGACGCCCTCCACCGGGTGATTGGCAATGATATAAGCCGCGCCGTTCTGATAGGCACCGGCGGCGAAGGTGTGTCCATCCACCCGTTCCCCGGGGAAACAGACAAAGACACAGTCCGGCTCCACCTTGCGGCTGTCGGTGACCACCGCCCGGATGGAAATGGGTTCGGCCAGCGTCAGGCCGGCCAGCAGTTCATTGGCAGGGATGGGTTGCATAGAGATGCCTCCTTCAGATTGCTTGGAAAAATGGCGTCGTCTCACGCCTGGCTGTCGCTCTGGGCGGCATCCGTGGATTCGGATTCCGCCGCCGAAGCGCTTTCTTCGGCCGCCGGCTCGGTGTCTTGGGCAGTATCCGAGGACTCCATTGTCAGCGTAATGATGGTACCGTAGGCGGTACTGGTATTGGCCGCCACGCTTTGTGCTGTCACCTTGCCGCCGCTGTCCCCTTCGTACTGGACATTCAGGTTGGCTGCCCGGAGCATCTGCTCGGCGAAACTGCCGCTCTTGCCCACCACGTCCGGCACAGTGGTCATGGCGTCCTGGTCGCTCTGGGTATACAGGTAGACGGTGGAGCCCACCGGCACCTTGCTGCCGCCGTAGGGATACTGGTAGACAATGGTGCCGTTGTCGCCGATCAGCTTATGTTTGAGGCCCAGCTGATTGAGGGTGACCTGGGCCGTGGTCCAGGTATAATCCAGACAGGTCTGCACCGTAACGGTACCGCTGGGGTTGTAGTTGGGGTCCTGCTCGATGCCCAGATAGGGCGCCACCTCACTGATGATGTTGCCCACCACCGGGGCCACCACTTCGCTGGCGTAGTCACGCACCCAGCGGGGATCGTCCAGCACCACGAACACTTCGATTTCGGGATCATCCACCGGCAGCACCGCGGCAAAGCTCATGGTCTTGTAGTAGTCGCCGTCGTAGCGCAGCTCCCGGTCGGTACGTTCCGCCGTACCGGATTTGCCGCCGATGCGGTAGCCCGCCACGTAGGCATTCTTGTTGGAGTGGTATCCGTCGGAAGTCTGGCTGTTGGGGTCCACGCTGCACTCCATCATGGCCAGGATCTGCTGGCTGACTTCCTCGGAAATCACCTGACGGCGGATGTTGGTCTCGGTTTTCTGCACCACGTTGCCATCCTTGTCGGTGATGGAATCCACCACATAGGGGGTGACCAGGTAGCCGCCGTTGGCCACCGCCGCCACCGCTGTGGCCATCTGCATCGGGGTAATGGCCTCATTCTGGCCGAAAGCCGCCGTGTACAGGTTGGTGTCCACCTGGGCCATCTGCTCGGCATCGTAGACGCTGGTCCAGCGGGTCTCGTTGGGCAGGTCGATGCCGGTGGTCTGGGTGAAGCCGAAGGCCTGGATATAGTCATAGAACACGGTGGGCTGCAGCGTCTGTGCCGCCTGGATGAACCACAGGTTGCAGCTGTGGTTCAGGGCGCCCGCCATATCCAGCTGGCCGTGGGCCTTGTTCTCTGCGCAATGGTAGGTGTGCTCCCATACCGAACCGGCATTGACGGTGAGTTCGCCGCTGCAGTAGAAGGTCTGTCCGGCCGTCATGATGCCGGAATCCAGGCCCGCAGAGGCCGTGATCAGTTTGAATACCGAACCGGGCATATACAGCTCGGTAATGTTCTTATTCTTCCACTGGGCCTCACGCATCATACCCTGCAGCTGGGTATATTCGCTGCTCACCGTGTTGCCTTCCTCGTCGGTGGTGGTTTCCCGGCTGATCTTGCCGTCCGCGATGATATCGGCCACCTCATCCTCGCCCAGGCGGCTCTTGAGCCAGTCGATGTCCTCATCCTCCAGCTCTTCCTTGTCGAGGATCGCCTGCATCTTCTCATCGTAGATGGTGTAGGGGTCGTTGGGATCAAACTGCTCCATCGACGCCATGGCCAGGATGGCCCCCGTCTTGACGTTCATCACAATGGCACTGCCCCGGCCGTGGACGCTGAAGGTGTTCATGGCCTCCGACAGGTACTCCTCCACAATGGCCTGCACGTTCTCGTCGATGGTCAGGTTCAGGTTGTTGCCGTCAATGGCCGGGTAGACTTCCGCCTCGGCATTGGCCAGCACTTCCCCGCTGACGTTGGTCTCGGCAATGCTGCGCCCCGGCGTGCCGGAAAGCACATCGTCGTAGGACTTTTCCAGTCCGTAGGCACCGGAACCGTCCCCGTTGCAGAAGCCCAGCACCGAGGACAGAAACGCCCCGTAGGGATAGCTGCGGGTGGAGGCCTGTTCGGTGGAGAGCACCACGATCCGGTAGCCCTGCTCCTCCCCCGCCGGCGGGTCGGTGCGGTAATTCATGGAGTATTCCAGGATGGCATCCGCCACCGGCTTTTCCACGCCCTTCGCCACCACGCGGTACTCGTAGAGTTCTCCGTTGGCATTGGTGGCCGTCAGGATGCTGAAGATGCTGTCCGCTGTCGTGCCGTCATCCAGCAGCGTGGCGATCTCTTCGGCCGCCTGCTGCAGCTGGGCGGTGGTGGCACCGTTTTTCTGGGACTGCAGCGGATTGGCAATGATATTCCACACCGTGTTGCTCTTGGCCAGCAGTTTGCCGTTGGCGCTGTAGATGGAACCGCGGGTTGCCGGCAGCTCGGTATCCTGCATCTGCTGGGTCACCGCCTCGGTGCGGTACAGCTCTGCATCCCGCAGCTGCAGCGCATACAGCTGGTAAATCAGGATGCCGAAGAAAAAGATCAGGAAGATGGCAATGGCGATCAAAGTGCGCCGCAGTACCTGGGCGCGGAAATGCGGATTGGGACGGTTGACTGGATTGGACATCGGCGACTCCCTTTGGAGAAATATTTCCCTGATTGCGGCCGCGAGCCTTTTTACGCGCGGCGTTCCCGCCGTTGGTAAAAAGGCTCGTTGCCACATAGATTCTTTTGTTTACGGGTTCAGGCTGCCCAGCAGATTGAGGGCCGCCGTGCGCACATCGGACAGCAGCAGCTGAGCGCTGCTGGTCGTCTTCGCAATGACGCTCTGGTCCTCCAGCTGGACGTAGGTGATCTGGCTGGGGTCCACCTGTACCAGTCCCAGCTGACCCTCCGCCACCTGCTGCAAGCTGGCGCGGCTGGTAATATTACTCATCTGGGTGGCCAGATAGTCATATTCGCTCTGCGCCGCGGTGAGCTGGGTTTTGGTGTCATTGATCTGGCCGTTCAGCTCGGTGATCTTCGCCTGGCTGTACACCACACTGACGACCAGACCCAGCAGCAGCGCCACCGCCAGCACATTCAGCGTGGAGGCCGCCAGGTGACGGGCCCGGTTCAGGCCGTGCCGTCCGCCCTGCACCACCCGAACGCGGGGACGCGGACGCTCCATCTTGGGTGCGGTCTGACCGGTATGCAATACAACAGTTGTCATGAATACTGCCTCGTTATACTTTCTCCAACACTCTCAGTTTGGCCGAGCGGGCTCTGCGGTTGTGCTCCAGCTCTTCCGCGTCCGCTTCAATGGGTTTTCGGGTAATCAGTTTCGCTTTGGGAACGCCGCCGCAGGTGCAGATTGGCTGTTCCGGCGGGCAGGTGCACCGCTGTGCCCAGCGGCGGAATTTGTTCTTGACCAGCCGGTCCTCCAGGCTGTGGAAGGTGATCACGCAGAGCCGGCCGCCGGGCGCCAGACAGCCGAAAATGGCATCCAGCCCCTCGTTGAGGGCGTCCAGCTCCGAGTTCACCGCAATGCGGATGGCCTGGAAGGTGCGGCGGGCGGGATTTTTTGCCTTACGGCGCTCCGCCGGGGGCACCGCCGAGGCCACCAGTTCCGCCAGCTGCAGGGTGGTGGTGATGGGCTGCTCCGCCCGGGCGGTGACAATCCTGCCGGCAATCTGCCAGGCATAGGGTTCCTCGCCATAGTCGCGCAGGATGCGCGTCAGTTCTTCACGGTCCAGGGTGTTGACAAGGTCTGCGGCGGTGGGGCCCTGCTGGCTCATACGCATGTCCAGCGGCGCATCGGCGTGGTAGGAGAAACCGCGCGCCGCATCGTCCAGCTGATGGCTGGATACGCCAAGATCCAGCAAGGCCCCGTTGACCGCCGGGATGGAAAGGTCCGCGAGCACACGCGCCGCATCGCGGAAGTTCGCCTGTACCACCTGGGCGGGCAGGCCCTTGAGCCTTTCGGTGGCAACTGCCACCGCATCCGGGTCCTGGTCCAGTGAAATCAGGCGCCCGGTGGTCAGACGTTTTGCAATCTGCATACTGTGCCCTGCCCCGCCGGCAGTTCCGTCCAGATAAATTCCGGTGGGATCAATGGCCAGCCCATCCAGGCAGGGCTGCAGCAGCACGGGTATGTGAGAAAATTCCATGGTGTCAACTACCTATCGTTTAAAAGTCCAGTTCCTCCATCGCAGCGGTGAAGTCCTCATCGCTGGTGGCCTGATCGCCGTTCCAGGCGGCGGTATCCCAGATCTCCGCAAAGCTGCGGTTGCCGATGATCGTCACATCGTGATCGAGGCCCGCATACTCCCGCAGCTTGGCGGGCAGCTGGATCCGCCCCTGCTTGTCCGGGGTCACTTCCACCGCCGAGGCGTAGAGCATCCGGCTGACCTTGCGGCCCTTGACCAGACCCTTTTCCTCGATCTTGGCGGCGACTTTTTCAAATTCTTCGGTGGGGAAAGCGGCCAGGCAATGATCCAGCCAGCGGGTGACGATGAAGGTCTCCCCCATGGCATCCCGGAACCGGGCGGGGAAATTCAGCCGACCCTTGGCGTCGATGGCGTAATCGTACTGCCCTACGAGCATGCTGTTTCCCTCCCCTCCGGTTTTTCGACGGTTTGCACAAACTTTCCGCAGGTTTTTTTACGTTGTCGCGTTGGGTCTGTGGAAAACTCTGTGGAAAGGGTGGAAAACTACCCACTTTCAACCATTATTCAGGTCAACTTCTCCACTTCTCCCCACTGCGATACATTCAGTCTACCATTTCAGGAGGCAAAAAGCAAGCCCGCAGCCCCAAAAAGTTCGCTGCCAGCGGAATTTTCACAGATGTGTAACCGGTGGGGAAAAACGTGCAGAAAAAGCAGGGCCTTTTCTCCGGGCATACAAAAAGCAGGCACCCGCCTCCCTCTTTCAAGGGAACGGGTGCCTGCTGATTCGGTGTTTTCGTTACTTTTTCGTGCCGCGCTGCGGACGGGTGGGCATACTGCGCAGATTCATCCGGGCGTTCTTCACGCTGGAAAGGCTCTTCACCAGAGCCTCCTCGGACTGCTTCAGGACCTCCTCACAGTACAGCGAAGTCTGACGTTTGATCTCCTTGTTCTGCGTCTGGGCCGCGGTCAGAATCTCCACCACACGCTGCTGGCTGCGCTTGACGATCTCCTGTTCGCTGACCATGGCGCGGGCGCGCTCTTCCGCCTGCTGAATGACCCCTTCCGCCTCCACATGGGCGTTCTTCAGGATCTGCTCGCGCTCGTTGACGATCTTCTTGCTCTCCCGCACTTCGTCGGGCAGATTGTTGCGCACTTCATCAATGATATCCCGCATGCGGTCCACATCCACCACACGCTTGCCCGCCGCAAACGGAACAGCCGTGCCCGCTTCCAGCGTTTCTTCCATCAAATCCAGCAATTCCTCTACGTTCATGCCTGTTCCTCTCTCTCGTACCGGCTGACCATAATCTTGCCGTAATAATACTGTTTGGTGCGGACCAGCGTTCCCACCCGTTCGGGCAGTTCCGCCTCGCGCTCGGTTTCCGCCAGGATCACCCCGCCGGCCGCCAGCTTGTCCTGCAGGGCAGGCAGCACCTGGCCGACGAGGTCCTGCCGGAAAGGCGGGTCCAGCAGTACCAGGTCAAAGGGCCCCCGGATGTTGGCCAGGAAACCCAGCGCCTCCCCGTGGCGGATATCGCTCTGCCGGTCCACCCCGGCCGTCTTGCAGTTGGCCGTGACGATTGCCAGGGCCTCGGGGGAACGGTCCAGGAAGATACAGCTCCTGGCCCCGCGGGACAGTGCCTCAATCCCCAGCTGGCCACTGCCTGCAAAGAGATCCAGCACCCGTGCCCCCGGCACCAGAAACTGTACACTGGAAAACATGGCCTCCTTGACCCGGTTGATGGTGGGACGGGTAACGTCCTCCCCCGGAAGAGCCTGCAAATTTTTACCGCGTGCGGTTCCGGCAATGACGCGCATCATCCGTATTCTCCTCTCCATCGTATCATTTTTATTATGGGGCCTGTCCGTGCCATTGTCAAGGGTGCAAGCTGTAAAAAATCTATGGCCTCTCCCTACGAAAAAAGCGGGCGGACAGCCCGTGCTGTCCGTCCGTATTCCATATACGACAAGGAAAAATGGCAGATTTTACCGTCAGGGCATCGATTCCGCTGCGGCCGGTCCCGCCTTCGGCAGCTGGATCTCCGGCATGAGTTCTTCCGACACGACCCGCAGCATCTCCTCCAGCTTCTGCAGCTCCTCCGGGGCAAAACGCTGTTTGGCCCGGTCCACGACCCGCTGCAGGTAGGCATAACTGATGTTGTAGTAATCGACATACTTCCGGGTGGGATACAGGTGGTATTCCCGCTTGTCGGTGGTGGAGCGCACCTTTTCCACATATCCCTTCTTCACAAGATTGTTGATCTTGTAGGCGGCGTTGGGAGTGGACAGATTCATCATGTTGGAGAACTCCGCAATGGTGGGATGTCCCAGGGCCATGATGACTTCCATGCAGAAGGATTCCACCGTCGTCAGCGTTGCCTCCCGATTTTCAAACTTGCTGAATACCTGCCGGTAAAAGTGCAGTTTAAACTTGGTATACACTTGCTCAAACGCCTGATCCAACATGGCAAAAACCTCCTGAAGGTCCGGGGTACGGGCCGTTGCAGCCGGCAGTCTCGGACGGCGCAGCCGTACACGCAGACCTTTCGCATTGTTATGGATCAGTATACCACATTTTGCACCATTTGACCAGCCCTGTTTACAGGTGTTCATCCCTGCGAAGACTCCCGATCCACAATGGCAAAAGTCAGCTCGGCGTTGACGGCCCGCACGCCGTCCACCCAGGCCGTCGCCTTGCCGATGCCCAGCGGGCCGTGCCGCTCCACCAGCTCGCACTCCAGCGTGAGCACATCCCCGGGAACCACCTGACGGCGGAACCGGGCATTCTTGACACCGCCGAACAGGGCCAGTTTGCCCTTGGCGCCCTCTTCACTGAGGGCCGCCACGGCGCCGCACTGGGCCAGTGCTTCGAGAATCAGCACACCGGGCATCACCGGCTGGCCGGGGAAATGGCCCTGGAAGAAGGGTTCATTCATGCTGACGCACTTGATGCCCCGCGCCCACTGGCCGGGCGTATAGTCGGTGATCCGGTCCACCAGCGCAAAGGGGTACCGGTGGGGCAGGATCTCCGCAATCTGCACCGCGTTCAGGGTCCGCGGCGGGTCATTGGCCACAATCGCCATTCTTTAGCCCTCCCAACGCTTGAAAATCACGCAGGCATTGTGCCCGCCAAAGCCCAGACTGTCGCTCAGGGCGTATTCTACCTGAGCCTCCACGCCCTCGTTGGGCAGGTAGTTCAGGTCGCACTCAGGGTCCGGCACCTTCAGGCCGATGGTAGCCGGCAGATAGCCGTCCCGCAGGGCCAGCGCCGTGAAGACGCCCTCCACGCCGCCGGCGGCGCCCAGCAGATGGCCGGTCATCGACTTGGTGCTGGAGATGCGCAGCTGATAGGCGTAGTCGCCGAACACCGATTTGATGGCCGCCGTCTCGCAGGCATCGTTCAGGTGGGTGCTGGTGCCGTGGGCATTGATGTATCCGATCTGCTCCGGGGCCAGGTCAGCGTCGCGCAGCGCCAGGCGCATGCACTCGGCACCGCCGGCGCCGCCCGGTGCCGGCGCCGTGAAGTGATAGGCATCGCAGTTGGCGCCATAGCCCACCACTTCAGCGTAAATCCTGGCGCCGCGGGCCAGGGCGTGTTCCAGTTCCTCCAGCACCAGGATGCCGGCACCTTCGCCGATGACAAAGCCGCCGCGTTCCGCGTCAAAGGGAATGGAGGCACGGGCGGGGTCCTCGGTGGTGTTGAGCGCCTTCATGCTGGTGAAACCGCCCACGCCCAGAGGGCTGATGCAGCTCTCCGCACCGCCGCAGATGGCCAGGTCCTCATAGCCGTCCCGGATGCGATGGAATGCATCACCGATGGCGTTGGTACCGCCGGCACAGGCCGTGACCGGGCTGGTGCACATGCCCTTGAGACCAAAGCGGATGGACACCTGGCCCGCCGCCATGTTGGCGATGGACATGGGCACAAAGAAGGGGCTCACACGGTCAAAGCCCTTGGCCTCCCCCTTGGCGTGCTCCTCCTCGATGGTGGGCAGGCCGCCGATGCCGCTGGAAATGATGGTGGCAAAACGGCTGGTGTCGGTATGCTCCAGATCCAGGCCGGAATCCTCCATGGCCTCCGCGGCAGCCACCACCGCAAACTGGGTGAAGCGGGCCATCTTGCGGGCCTCCCGCTTGTCGATCCGGACGGTGGGGTCAAAGTCCTTGACCTCCGCCGCCAGCTTGACCTTGCTGTTGGTGGTATCGTAATGGGTAATGGGCCCGACGCCGCACACACCGCGGCGCACCGCCGCCCAGCTGTCCGCCACCGTATTGCCGGTGGGGTTGACCGTGCCAAGGCCGGTAATCACAACTCTGCGTTTTTCCATAGGAAACCTCGCTATCTCTTTCCGTATCTATCGTTACCGTTCAAACCAAACCGGCGCGGACCGCCGCACAACATGACCGCTACCGCGCCCCCCGCTGTTTTACATGCCCATACCGCCGTCCACACACAGCACCTGGCCGGTGATGTAGGAGGCCTCTTCGCTGGCCAGGAAGGCCACCGCCTGGGCCACTTCCTCGGCGCGGCCGATGCGACCTGCCGGGACAGCGCCGAGCGCCGCCGTTTTGGCCGCGTCGGACATGGCGGCGGTCATATCCGTATCGATAAAACCGGGCGCCACCGCGTTGACGGTCACACCCCGGGCCGCGAACTCCTTGGCCAGGCTCTTGGTCAGGCCGATCAGTCCCGCCTTGCTGGCGGCGTAGTTGCTCTGCCCGGCGTTGCCGTGCAGGCCCACCACGCTGCTGAGGTTGATGATCCGGCCATACCGCTGGCGCATCATCAGTTTGCAGGCGGTCTTGCTGCAGAAGAACGCCCCCTTGAGGTTGGCATTGATGACTTTGTCGAAGTCTTCTTCCTTCATGCGCAGGATCAGCTTGTCGGCTGTGACGCCAGCGTTGTTGACCAGCACGTCCAGACGCCCGAAGGTCTGGGCCGCGCCCTCCACCAGGCTCTGGCACTGGGCGGGATCGGTCACATCCGCCTGCTGCGTAATGGCCTGCACGCCCAGTGCCCGGCAATCGGCGGCCGTCTGTTCCGCCGCAGCCGAGCTGGACGCATAGTTGACACAGACATCAAAGCCTGCCTTGGCCAGCGCCAGGCAGATGGCCCGGCCGATGCCGCGGCCGCCGCCGGTGACCAGCGCCGCGCGGCGCATTCCCTGTTCCTCGCTCATGCCTGGACCTCCTTCAGTTCTGCCACAGCCTTTTCAAAGTCGGCAGCCGTCTCAATGTTCAGGCAGCGGATGGTACTGCCCACCGTCTTCTTCACGAACCCGCTGATGGTATGGCCGGGTCCGATTTCCACCACGGTGTCCACACCCAGGTCCGCCAGACGGCGGATGGTGTCCTCCAGATACACACTGCTCTGGACCTGCCGCACCAGCAGATCGGCAATGGAATCCGCGGGAGCCTTTTCATGGCCCAGGCAGTTGAAGAGCACCGGCATGCGCATGGGCGCAAACTTCACGGTCTGGAACCGCTCGGCCAGCGCCACGGCGGCCGGATGCATGAGAATGGTGTGGAAGGGGCCGCTGACTTTCAGGGGCAGGCAGCGCTTGGCGCCCGCCTCCTTGGCCAGTTCGGCAGCGCGGTCCACGGCAGCCTTTTCCCCGCCGATAACCAGCTGGCCGGGGCAGTTGTAGTTGCAGATCTGCACCACGCCCAGGGAGGAAGCCTCCTCACAGCAGGCCTGCAGCTTGTCGCGGTCCAGCATCAGGACGGCGGTCATGCCGCAGTCCAGGCCCTCGGACGCCTTGGCCATGGCCTGGCCGCGGAAGGCCACCAGCTCCACAGCACTCTTGGCGTCCAGCACATCGGCACATTCCAGCGCCGAGTACTCGCCCAATGAAAGGCCCGCCGCGTAGTCGGGGCGGATGCCGGCATCCGCCAGCATGGCCGTCACACCGGCGGCGAAGGCCACCATGCAGGGCTGGGTGTAACGGGTCAGGTTGATGACCCCCTGGGGATCCTCGAAGCAGGTGGTCTTGAGATCAAAATCCAGTACCGAGTCAGCCTCATCAAAGACTTTGCGGAAAACCGGCGACGCCTCGTACAGATCGGCGCCCATCCCGGCGTGCTGGCTGCCCTGGCCGGCATACAAAAATGCGAGTTTCATCCTGATGTACTCCTTTTATACCTTCATCTGGCCCATCTCTTGCAGACGGGTACGGCAGTCGGTCATCATCTCGTCGAGAATGTCAGCCACGGGGCGCACGCCCTTGAGCATGCCGGCCACCTGACCGGCCATCAGGCTGCCCGTCTCGGTATCGCCGTCAAACACGGCGCGGCGCAGGCTGCCCAGCGTGTACTTTTCCAGTTCCATCTTGTCGGCACCGGCCTTTTCCTGGCGGACATACTCCCGGCTCATCCGGTTTTTCAGCACCCGGACCGGGGTGCCGCCGATGCGGCCGGTGACGATGGTGTCGCTGTCCTTCGCCTTGATCAGTGCCGCCTTGTAGTTAGGATGAATGGGGCATTCCTCCGAGACCAGCAGGCAGGTGCCGATCTGGGCACCGCAGGCGCCCAGCGCAAAGGCTGCCGCCAGCTGACGGCCGTCGGCGATGCCGCCCGCCGCAATGACGGGCACATCCACGGCATCCACCACCTGGGGCACCAGCGCCATGGTGGCCATCTCGCCCACATGGCCACCGCTCTCGGTACCCTCCGCGATCACGGCATCCGCGCCGCATTTGACCAGATGCTTGGCCAGCACCGCAGCCGCCACCACAGGAATCACCGTGATGCCGGCCTTTTTCCAGCTCTCCATGTACTTGCCGGGGTTGCCCGCGCCGGTGGTGACAAAGCGGACGCCTTCCTCCACCACGATCTGGGCAAACGCATCCGCCTGGGGATGCATCAGCATGATGTTGACGCCGAACGGCTTGTCGGTGAGTTGTTTGGCGCGGCGGATATTCTCCCGCAGCGAATCGGTATTCATACCGCCCGAACCGATCAGACCCAACGCGCCGGCGTTGGCGCAGGCGGCGGCAAATTCGCCGGTGGCAATGTTGGCCATGCCGCCCTGAATCAGAGGATACCGGGTACCGAGAATCTCGTTCAGCAGTTTCATACGACGCTTCCTTTCACAGTGAGCAACATACCGCCCCAGGTCAGGCCGCCGCCAAAGCCGATACAGGCAAGACGCATGCCCGGCTGCAGGCGGCCGTTCTCATACAATTCATTCAGCGCCACCGGAATGCTGGCGGCACTGGTATTGCCATGGCGGTCCATATTCTTGTAGAATTTTTCGGGGTCGGCCTTCAGCTTTTTCACACAGTGGTCAATGATACGGCTGTTGGCCTGGTGGCACACCACCCAGTCCAGATCGTCCAGCGTGTGGTGGGTGGCCTCCAGCACCGCCTCCAGCGTGCGGGGCAGCGCTTCCACCGCGAAGCGGAACACTGCCCGGCCGTCCATCCGAATGGGCCCGCAGGGCGGCGTTTCAATGGCCATATCGCCCCGGGCGCCCAGATCCACCGCGAAGTCCACACCGTCCACCAGTTCAAAGAGTACGGCGCCCGCACCGTCGCCGAACAGCACACAGGTGTTGCGGTCGGTCATGTCCATCAGGCGGGAAAGCTGTTCGCACCCGATCACCAGCGCATAGCGCCGGCTGTCCTCCGGGCGGGTGGCCAGCAGGCCCCGGGCCACAGCGGCCCCATAGATAAAGCCGGAGCAGGCGGCATTTACATCCAGTACCGGGATATCCTGCGCCAGGCCCAGTTCATGCTGCACCAGGCAGGCGGTGCTGGGGGTGGCATACGCCCCGGACAGGGTGGCACAGACACAGCAGCCGATCTGTTCCGGCTGCAGCCCGCTGCGCTCCAGTGCCTGCCGTGCGGCCGCAATGGCCAGCGTGGCGGCGGTCTCCCCTTCCGAGCAGAAATGACGCTGCCGAATGCCGGTGCGTGTGGTGATCCATTCATCGCTGGTATCCACCAGCTTGCTCAAATCCTCGTTGGTCACCACACGGCCGGGCAGCGCCCCGCCGGTGGCAATCAGCTGCAAACCTTCCATAAGCTCCCTCGATCCGTTTTTCTCACAGTCCGATCTGGCGGTACTTTTTGTACCGCTGGTCGGCCAGTGCCTTGCCGCTCATCTTGCACAGCTGGGTCAGATGCCGTTCCAGCGCGGCATCCACAGCCGCAAACAGCGCCTCGTGATCCCGCTGCGCACCGCCCAGAGGCTCGGGGATGACTTCCTCCACGATGCCGTCTTCCAAAAGGTCCTGGGCAGTCAGCTTCATGATCTCGCAGGCTTCCCCGCTGCGGGAGGAGTCCTTCCACAGAATGCTGGCAAAGCCTTCCGGGCTGAGCACCGAATACACGGCGTTCTCCAGCATGAGAATCCGGTTGGCCACGCCCAGACCCAGCGCGCCGCCGCTGCTGCCCTCGCCGGTGACCACCGAGATGATGGGCACCGTCAGGCCGCTCATCTCCGCCAGGTTGCGGGCGATGGCCTCTCCCTGGCCGCGCTCCTCCGCTTCCTTGCCGGGGTAGGCGCCCGGGGTATCGATAAAGGTGATGATGGGACGGCCGAACTTTTCCGCCTGCTCCATCAGGCGCAGCGCCTTGCGGTACCCATCCGGCTCCGGCATGCCGAACCGGAAGTGCATGTTTTCTTCCAGTGTGGACCCTTTGCGGTGGCCGATCACGGTAACCGGGACGCCCTTGTACCGGGCAATGCCGCCCAGGATGCTGGGATCATCGCTGCATTCCCGGTCGCCGCGCTGCTCAAAGAAATCGGTAAACAGCGCCTGGATGTACTCGTCAATGCGGGGCCGTCCCTGATGCCGGGCCAGGAATACACGGTCCGCCGGCGTCAGTTCCCGGCACTGTTCCAGCAGCGCATCCCGCCGGGCTTTCAGCTCGTCCAGGGATTCCGCTTCCGTCGAGGCACCCTTTTCCTCCCCCAGCAGCTGGCTTTCCGCCTCATCCTCCACTGT encodes the following:
- the fabZ gene encoding 3-hydroxyacyl-ACP dehydratase FabZ, whose translation is MAIVANDPPRTLNAVQIAEILPHRYPFALVDRITDYTPGQWARGIKCVSMNEPFFQGHFPGQPVMPGVLILEALAQCGAVAALSEEGAKGKLALFGGVKNARFRRQVVPGDVLTLECELVERHGPLGIGKATAWVDGVRAVNAELTFAIVDRESSQG
- a CDS encoding penicillin-binding transpeptidase domain-containing protein, with product MSNPVNRPNPHFRAQVLRRTLIAIAIFLIFFFGILIYQLYALQLRDAELYRTEAVTQQMQDTELPATRGSIYSANGKLLAKSNTVWNIIANPLQSQKNGATTAQLQQAAEEIATLLDDGTTADSIFSILTATNANGELYEYRVVAKGVEKPVADAILEYSMNYRTDPPAGEEQGYRIVVLSTEQASTRSYPYGAFLSSVLGFCNGDGSGAYGLEKSYDDVLSGTPGRSIAETNVSGEVLANAEAEVYPAIDGNNLNLTIDENVQAIVEEYLSEAMNTFSVHGRGSAIVMNVKTGAILAMASMEQFDPNDPYTIYDEKMQAILDKEELEDEDIDWLKSRLGEDEVADIIADGKISRETTTDEEGNTVSSEYTQLQGMMREAQWKNKNITELYMPGSVFKLITASAGLDSGIMTAGQTFYCSGELTVNAGSVWEHTYHCAENKAHGQLDMAGALNHSCNLWFIQAAQTLQPTVFYDYIQAFGFTQTTGIDLPNETRWTSVYDAEQMAQVDTNLYTAAFGQNEAITPMQMATAVAAVANGGYLVTPYVVDSITDKDGNVVQKTETNIRRQVISEEVSQQILAMMECSVDPNSQTSDGYHSNKNAYVAGYRIGGKSGTAERTDRELRYDGDYYKTMSFAAVLPVDDPEIEVFVVLDDPRWVRDYASEVVAPVVGNIISEVAPYLGIEQDPNYNPSGTVTVQTCLDYTWTTAQVTLNQLGLKHKLIGDNGTIVYQYPYGGSKVPVGSTVYLYTQSDQDAMTTVPDVVGKSGSFAEQMLRAANLNVQYEGDSGGKVTAQSVAANTSTAYGTIITLTMESSDTAQDTEPAAEESASAAESESTDAAQSDSQA
- the rsmH gene encoding 16S rRNA (cytosine(1402)-N(4))-methyltransferase RsmH; the protein is MEFSHIPVLLQPCLDGLAIDPTGIYLDGTAGGAGHSMQIAKRLTTGRLISLDQDPDAVAVATERLKGLPAQVVQANFRDAARVLADLSIPAVNGALLDLGVSSHQLDDAARGFSYHADAPLDMRMSQQGPTAADLVNTLDREELTRILRDYGEEPYAWQIAGRIVTARAEQPITTTLQLAELVASAVPPAERRKAKNPARRTFQAIRIAVNSELDALNEGLDAIFGCLAPGGRLCVITFHSLEDRLVKNKFRRWAQRCTCPPEQPICTCGGVPKAKLITRKPIEADAEELEHNRRARSAKLRVLEKV
- the mraZ gene encoding division/cell wall cluster transcriptional repressor MraZ is translated as MLVGQYDYAIDAKGRLNFPARFRDAMGETFIVTRWLDHCLAAFPTEEFEKVAAKIEEKGLVKGRKVSRMLYASAVEVTPDKQGRIQLPAKLREYAGLDHDVTIIGNRSFAEIWDTAAWNGDQATSDEDFTAAMEELDF
- a CDS encoding MarR family winged helix-turn-helix transcriptional regulator — encoded protein: MLDQAFEQVYTKFKLHFYRQVFSKFENREATLTTVESFCMEVIMALGHPTIAEFSNMMNLSTPNAAYKINNLVKKGYVEKVRSTTDKREYHLYPTRKYVDYYNISYAYLQRVVDRAKQRFAPEELQKLEEMLRVVSEELMPEIQLPKAGPAAAESMP
- a CDS encoding ATPase; amino-acid sequence: MNVEELLDLMEETLEAGTAVPFAAGKRVVDVDRMRDIIDEVRNNLPDEVRESKKIVNEREQILKNAHVEAEGVIQQAEERARAMVSEQEIVKRSQQRVVEILTAAQTQNKEIKRQTSLYCEEVLKQSEEALVKSLSSVKNARMNLRSMPTRPQRGTKK
- the rsmD gene encoding 16S rRNA (guanine(966)-N(2))-methyltransferase RsmD, with product MMRVIAGTARGKNLQALPGEDVTRPTINRVKEAMFSSVQFLVPGARVLDLFAGSGQLGIEALSRGARSCIFLDRSPEALAIVTANCKTAGVDRQSDIRHGEALGFLANIRGPFDLVLLDPPFRQDLVGQVLPALQDKLAAGGVILAETEREAELPERVGTLVRTKQYYYGKIMVSRYEREEQA